TCAGACGAATAAGAGTGCTAAAAGACCTTATTCATACACTGTCGACGTGTGTCTTCTCTCCGCACCAGATTCGCTTGGGATCCAGGAACTTGGCGTCAAGCACCTCGAAGCAGTAGAACTGTGTGAGGATGCGGGTGCCGGGTGCAGGCACCCGCTTTTGCTTGCAGTTTGCGTCTCGGCTGGCTTgccggctgcgcagcaAATCGAATCGCGTCGCATTCCGCCGGCTGCCAGCATTGCATATTTCGGCCGATGTCATGCAGATACTCACGTGAGCTTCGCTTCGTCGAGATTATGTGATATTTAGTCATTTAacgggcgtgcgcgcactTTCCAACGCAGGGTGCAGCATCGGCACCAGCAAGCACTCCACCGCGATGCTGGACGAAACGACTCCGGCACCGCCAGAGGCTGGACATCCTGCTCCACAGGAGCCTCAGGAGAATGAGTCCAAGATGATTACTGAGCAAACTCCTGCTCAGGTGCCGCTGCCGGAGGAGCGAAAGGCACCCGAAGAacccgcgccgcagccccACCCGACACGCAACAACTCGGATCCTATTCCCCAGTCGGACGATAAGCAAGAGGAGGACACCAATCAGCGCTCTGGAAGTGCGCCTGCAGAGGCACCCAAGAGCACGGACGATACCAATGCCCAAGAGTCTGACCCCGCCAACCCGGACGTACAGCAGCAGATGCGCGAACAGGAAACAACGCGTCTCATGTGGCTCTCGCTACCCGAGAACGACCAGTCAGCCTACTACTCCGATCCCGATGAGGATGAAACGCCAGACTATAACGATCCAGGCCCGTCCCAGTATACCAACCGCAACCACAAGCTGCGTACCAAGGACGGCATGCGCTGGATCCACCGTGGAAAATTGGGTGACTGGACAGAGGCGCGTGcagagcgcgagctccagGAGCGTGAGGAACGGAGAATCGATGCTTTCCAGCACGCCAGTGTCGAAGCGCTCCTAGAGGCTGAGGCACACATGCCGGGGGGTCTCGGTGGCATCTGGCGCGAACCTCCTCGCTTCAAACGCAGGCgggtcggcgtgccgacggcgcggcggaaCAAACTGCGCACCGAGAGTATGGACCCTGAAAACGATCTTTTGGGCGACGACTTGGACGAAGAGGAGCGCTTGTCGCTTAGCGCAGCCACCTTGGCACCGTCGCTCCTCCTCCCGGTGCTCAGCCCTCGGGACTTGCTGCAGAGCAAGCTGCTCAAGCAGATCTTTTGTAACCCGCACATTACAGCCCTGAGCCGTACAGCACTGGATCTGCGCGAAAGCGAGCATGCAATGAACCGTGCATTGGGCCGCTGCTTTGGGGCCATGGAACGCATTTTTGATTCGGACCCACGCGAGGTGGATGCGATTGCGATCGGCTCTTTGCGCAAGCCTCAGGAggagagcgaggcgcccgctCCTGCTTCGGGGGCTCTGGCCGTCAAACAACAAAGCGAAAAGGCGAAtgccgcgcaggacgaAGCGCATGCCGGAAGCGAGGCGATGGAGCAGGACCCTGTGCCTCAAGACACCAAGGAGGAGCCGGAGCAGAAGCAAGAAGAGCCGAAGCAACCACCTTCAGAGAGctgcccgccgccgccgctgggcCCGATGGATATTGCGCCGCCCTTGGCCCAGATTAACAACCTGTTCCTGACTAAGGAGGGGTTGACTATCCCGGTGCCCGAATCTATGGGCGAAGCGGGTGAGGGCAATACTTTGACGCTCTCGGAAGAGGACCAGCGCGAAATTGTATATGGAAgcctcgagtcgctgaATGATTTGTACTCGGACAGCCGTGAATATatggagcgcctcgaagAGGTGCGTGCCATGCTCGCAGACGTCGAGTGGCACCGCGGGCATATTTGGAATATCCTTCGAAGCTGGGCGTCCAAGAAGGACAACGAGGAGTACCAAGCAACCAAGATGTACCGGGATGCGCGGAAGAATATGCACAACGTTCCCGGTGGGCCCGAGGTCATGATGCAGAACTATGATCATGATACCAGCAacgcaggcgccgctgcgaCAACCTCTGCAAAGGGAAACCGCGGCAGTGAATATGGCGGTTCCTCGAGTCGTCGGGGTGCTAAGCGTCGTTCGGGAAGATAGTTCTCACATAAGAAATGATCATGTATGTGACGGATGCACTAGCCTCTGCCTTTCTCCACACGAAGCTGTCCAAAAAAAGTGTGTGCAGCCCAAAAAAATGCTTCCGCGCCGGGAATTGAACCCGGGTCTGGTCCGAACAATCGGGACAAGCCTTCATGACAAGGACCCGTCATAGCCACTAAACTACGCAGAAAACAGACACTTATTCAATCGTCAACTTGCATCTATAGAAAGGTGGGGTacggcctgcgcgcggcgttAGCGAGGAAACACGTGAAAGCCGTTGTGCATCTTAGGCTCGGTCGGAAATAAGCCCCCGCGTTGACACCATATTTGGCTATTCCACCATGGCTGTCGATCCGAAAGTTGAACAGGCCGTGACGCTGGCAAAGCCCGCAAAGGTCAAACACCTGTCTTTTATCGTCCGGGCTCTTTTGTTCCATATTTTCTTTGTACCGACcaccgcgctgctcctTCCTCTCTTCGTGCTCCGTGCACTGATTCCATTCGGCCCTGGCCGTTACGAGGGGTGGACGGTGCTTGAGGCACTGGGCGTCTTTTTGACTCGCTATGCCATGCGCAACATTATCCGTTTCCACTTGCAGCCGATTCCCCCTCGCGAGAAGGGCTGGCGTGAGATGGACAACATCATCGGTGGCTTCCTGTCGCTCATCAACCTGTCCGGCCCCGGTGGTCTGGTCGcctctgcgccgccggtcgtTGATCAGGTCGAAGGCTACATTCGTGAGGGTCGCCGTGATACCGACTGGTTCAacccgccgccgctggagGCGCTCAAGGGTATCCTCTCGATCAAGGTCGGTGACAACAAGGTGACCGACTCTACCCAGTACAAGGGTGCGGCTCTTGTCGAACCCAAGTGGGCCAAGACGCGTGTCAAGGGTTATTGGTTCATGCACAACCATGCAGactcgccgacgcctgGTCCTTCGGGCAGCCAGAAGCGCCCCGTCGTGCTCTTCTTCCATGGTGGTGCTGGTGTCAGCTTCTctgccggcgacgcgttcCTGGGCCAGACGCTCgccaagacgctcgcgaAGAAGGGTCAGGTTGATCTGTTCTCTGTGGACTACAACCTCGCGCCTTTCGCTCCGTTCCCTGTGCAGATCGTCCAGGCGCTGGGTGGTTACCTGCACCTGATCAACTCGTACGGCTACCTCCCTGAGCAGATCTTTATCGGTGGTGACAGCTTCGGTAGCTGGCTCACTctccagctcgagcactACCTCCGCACAGATGGCAAGTTTATCACAGACAGCTGGAAGAACAAAGCATCGACCGCGTCGGGTGTTCCTGGCCTGCTCCTCCTTTCTCCGTGGGTCTGCCCCTTCGACATTGACACGCCTTCGCGCCGGAAGAGCGTGGAGACTGGCCATGATATCCTCTTTCCCGCGTATGCTCATTGGGGTGTGAACTCGTTGCAGGTCGGTCCCAACTTCAAGGACCGTTTCCCCGACCTCGAGAACCCTTGGATTGCGCCATACTGCTTACCCCAGGCCGACATTGGCAAGCTTCCGCCTTCTTACGTGCTTCTGGGTGGCCTTGAAGCCCttgtcgacgaggaccttGCATTTGTGAGCAAACTTCGTGACGCAGGCGTTAGTGTTGAGTTGCAGGTGGACGAGGCCGGATGCCACGACTTCGGCACTATGTCTACCTTCCTTCCGCGTTATTCCCCTGCATGTGTTGCTATGGGCAAGTGGATCCGTGGCAAGACTGTTTGATCTTTTCGCATTTCTTCATAGTCACTCTAAGCGCATGTCGTTTCGCATCCTATTCCTAAAAAATAAAAAATTATAATAATTCGTTCGAGGTCCTATCCCAAAAATTAACAGGGCCGCCTGGGGCTCGAACCCAGGACCTCATCTTGTATCCGTCAACATCAGTCGATGTAGGAGAGACGCATTCTACCAACTGAACTAACGGCCCAGCAATCACATCTTTGTCGACTAACATGCCTATATGGGATTTGCGGAAAAAAATTAAATGTAATCGGGCTTGGTAGAATCGGCGGACATACATTCCCCCGAGCATCGACCGCGGCTGTGCTTCGGTCGTT
This sequence is a window from Malassezia japonica chromosome 5, complete sequence. Protein-coding genes within it:
- a CDS encoding uncharacterized protein (EggNog:ENOG503P9V0) → MLDETTPAPPEAGHPAPQEPQENESKMITEQTPAQVPLPEERKAPEEPAPQPHPTRNNSDPIPQSDDKQEEDTNQRSGSAPAEAPKSTDDTNAQESDPANPDVQQQMREQETTRLMWLSLPENDQSAYYSDPDEDETPDYNDPGPSQYTNRNHKLRTKDGMRWIHRGKLGDWTEARAERELQEREERRIDAFQHASVEALLEAEAHMPGGLGGIWREPPRFKRRRVGVPTARRNKLRTESMDPENDLLGDDLDEEERLSLSAATLAPSLLLPVLSPRDLLQSKLLKQIFCNPHITALSRTALDLRESEHAMNRALGRCFGAMERIFDSDPREVDAIAIGSLRKPQEESEAPAPASGALAVKQQSEKANAAQDEAHAGSEAMEQDPVPQDTKEEPEQKQEEPKQPPSESCPPPPLGPMDIAPPLAQINNLFLTKEGLTIPVPESMGEAGEGNTLTLSEEDQREIVYGSLESLNDLYSDSREYMERLEEVRAMLADVEWHRGHIWNILRSWASKKDNEEYQATKMYRDARKNMHNVPEL
- a CDS encoding uncharacterized protein (EggNog:ENOG503Q114; TransMembrane:2 (i24-47o59-77i); COG:I; MEROPS:MER0033274; CAZy:CE10) — encoded protein: MAVDPKVEQAVTLAKPAKVKHLSFIVRALLFHIFFVPTTALLLPLFVLRALIPFGPGRYEGWTVLEALGVFLTRYAMRNIIRFHLQPIPPREKGWREMDNIIGGFLSLINLSGPGGLVASAPPVVDQVEGYIREGRRDTDWFNPPPLEALKGILSIKVGDNKVTDSTQYKGAALVEPKWAKTRVKGYWFMHNHADSPTPGPSGSQKRPVVLFFHGGAGVSFSAGDAFLGQTLAKTLAKKGQVDLFSVDYNLAPFAPFPVQIVQALGGYLHLINSYGYLPEQIFIGGDSFGSWLTLQLEHYLRTDGKFITDSWKNKASTASGVPGLLLLSPWVCPFDIDTPSRRKSVETGHDILFPAYAHWGVNSLQVGPNFKDRFPDLENPWIAPYCLPQADIGKLPPSYVLLGGLEALVDEDLAFDLIFNHIFVD